Proteins found in one Panthera tigris isolate Pti1 chromosome B3, P.tigris_Pti1_mat1.1, whole genome shotgun sequence genomic segment:
- the MRPS11 gene encoding 28S ribosomal protein S11, mitochondrial: protein MQVVRKTGSWLLWSWARSPTPGVVAGAPASTIRNGARQLQDAAAKQEVEEKAAAPAPSRSSFSIYPPVPGQESPLRWAGKKFEEIPIAHIKASYNNTQIQVVSAAHQPLARASCGTEGFRNAKKGTGIAAQTAGIAAAAKAAGKGVTHIRVVVKGLGPGRLSAIKGLTMGGLEVISITDNTPIPHNGCRPRKARRL, encoded by the exons ATGCAGGTGGTTCGAAAGACGGGGTCTTGGCTCTTGTGGTCTTGGGCTCGGTCACCGACACCCGG GGTCGTGGCTGGGGCGCCAGCCTCCACCATCCGCAACGGCGCCCGGCAGCTACAAGATGCGGCGGCCAAGCAGGAAGTTGAGGAGAAGGCGGCCGCTCCGGCTCCGAGCCGCAGCAGCTTCAG CATTTACCCTCCAGTTCCAGGACAGGAGAGCCCTCTGAGGTGGGCAGGAAAGAAATTCGAGGAGATCCCGATCGCACACATTAAAGCATCCTACAACAA CACGCAGATCCAGGTGGTCTCTGCCGCCCACCAGCCCCTCGCCCGCGCGTCCTGTGGCACCGAGGGATTCCGGAATGCCAAGAAGGGCACCGGCATCGCCGCACAAACAGCAGGCATAGCTGCGGCCGCG aAAGCTGCCGGGAAGGGCGTGACCCACATCCGAGTGGTGGTGAAAGGCCTGGGGCCAGGGCGCTTG TCTGCCATCAAGGGACTGACCATGGGGGGCCTGGAAGTGATCTCAATCACAGACAATACTCCCATCCCGCACAATGGCTGCCGCCCCAGGAAGGCTCGGAGGCTGTGA
- the MRPL46 gene encoding 39S ribosomal protein L46, mitochondrial — MAAPVRRTLLEAAKGWRRFEGHWAGSLGSRSLALAAAPLSSGSPWRLVGALCLQRPPLVSKPLTPLQEEMAALLQQIEVERSMYSDHELRALDEAQRLAKRKADLYDEEADEQNVLLVQDLEDVWEQKFLQFKPGARITEADEKNDRTSLHRKLDRNLVLLVKEKLGDKDVWLLPQAEWQPGETLRGTAERTLATLSEKKVEAKFLGNAPCGHYKFKFPQTMRTESSLGATVFFFKALLLTRGDFSQAWKKGQHVWVCKEELGDYLKPKYLAQVRRFLLDL, encoded by the exons ATGGCGGCGCCCGTAAGGCGGACTCTGTTAGAGGCGGCGAAGGGCTGGCGGCGGTTCGAGGGGCACTGGGCCGGTAGCCTTGGCTCTCGCAGCCTGGCCCTTGCGGCCGCACCCTTGAGCAGCGGGTCTCCATGGCGCTTGGTGGGCGCGTTGTGCCTGCAGCGGCCACCGTTGGTCTCGAAGCCGCTGACCCCATTGCAGGAAGAGATGGCGGCTCTGCTACAGCAG aTTGAGGTAGAGAGAAGTATGTATTCAGACCATGAGCTTCGTGCTTTGGATGAAGCCCAGCGACTGGCAAAGAGGAAAGCTGACTTGTATGATGAAGAAGCAGATGAACAGAATGTACTGTTGGTGCAGGATTTGGAAGATGTATGGGAGCAGAAATTCCTACAGTTCAAACCTGGAGCTCGCATAACAG AAGCTGATGAAAAGAACGACAGAACCTCGCTGCACCGGAAGCTAGACAGGAACCTTGTTCTATTGGTCAAAGAGAAGCTTGGAGACAAGGATGTGTGGCTACTTCCCCAGGCCGAGTGGCAGCCTGGGGAGACCCTCCGAGGAACAGCTGAGCGAACCCTGGCCACACTGTCAG aaaaaaaagtggaagccAAGTTCCTGGGAAACGCCCCCTGTGGCCACTACAAGTTCAAGTTCCCTCAGACAATGAGGACCGAGAGTAGCCTCGGGGCCACAGTATTCTTCTTCAAAGCGCTGCTCCTAACCAGAGGAGACTTCTCCCAGGCCTGGAAGAAGGGCCAGCATGTCTGGGTCTGTAAGGAAGAGCTGGGCGACTATTTGAAACCGAAGTACCTGGCCCAGGTTAGGAGATTTCTCTTGGACCTCTGA